From Hylaeus volcanicus isolate JK05 chromosome 2, UHH_iyHylVolc1.0_haploid, whole genome shotgun sequence, the proteins below share one genomic window:
- the LOC128884965 gene encoding tRNA-uridine aminocarboxypropyltransferase 2, translating to MNEETVWQELSEILADPPEARDKCSQCKRPVPVCWCPGLPKHPVNPSSRIIILQHPAEAKRCLRTAPMLALGLEPGKCAIFRGKKFPLHKHDGLTEILNDKNTVLLYPSPDAVALDQLNPIGRNGQKPYNLILLDGTWPQAKAIYHSSPALSNLRACKLVGVPTSEYVIRTQPTEGCLSTLETGAIALSILEGDSELKDKMLGPLHYLCRFQLENGAVTHQSKEFLIKQKAYPKLIGRRLAKQLRMLPEEST from the exons ATGAATGAAGAAACTGTGTGGCAAGAACTATCGGAAATACTTGCTGATCCTCCAGAAGCGAGAGATAAATGTTCGCAATGCAA aagacCAGTGCCAGTATGTTGGTGTCCAGGATTACCAAAGCATCCTGTGAATCCTTCAtcgagaataataattttacagcaTCCAGCTGAAGCAAAACGTTGTTTGCGAACTGCACCTATGCTTGCATTAGGTCTGGAACCTGGCAAGTGTGCAATTTTCAG GGGAAAGAAATTTCCATTACATAAACATGATGGattaacagaaattttaaatgataaaaatactGTATTACTGTATCCATCTCCTGATGCTGTAGCACTTGATCAATTAAATCCAATTGGTAGAAATGGACAAAAGCCTTATAATCTTATATTGTTAGATGGAACTTGGCCACAAGCAAAG GCAATATATCATTCAAGTCCAGCACTTTCTAATTTACGAGCTTGTAAATTAGTTGGTGTTCCAACAAGTGAATATGTTATTAGAACACAACCAACTGAAGGTTGCTTGTCTACACTTGAAACTGGTGCAATTGCACTTTCTATTCTGGAAGGTGATTCAGAATTGAAAGATAAAATGCTTGGACCCCTACATTATCTATGCAG GTTTCAATTAGAAAACGGGGCTGTAACTCATCAGagtaaggaatttttaattaaacaaaaggcTTATCCCAAACTTATAGGACGGAGATTAGCTAAGCAGTTACGTATGCTACCTGAAGAATCTACGTAA
- the LOC128884963 gene encoding protein arginine N-methyltransferase 7 isoform X1: MFRFSLSRLSIMRNMSIFTQCLNPLTGTITWEEKDENYDYHQEVARSAFADMLHDHERNEKYYIALKTAVERKHQIGEEANVLDIGTGTGLLSMMAAKCGADSVTACEAFTPMAKCAIKIIEENGFKDKIKLIQKRSTKMIVGKDGDMEKKANILVTEVFDTELIGEGALSTFRHALDYLLEEDSIVVPHSATIWVQVIESPAVHAWNTTQPIQYKNRCLLNTPHSVKSCFGAAAVHDIQLTQFPCNAFRPLLPPQAIFRFDFSGKTPLLYNEKVCLHAKPTSNGTAHAIFMWWDLNMDIDNQVLLSCAPVWEHPDAKKLQDEGISLTEIADLIPWRDHWMQAIYYLPTETSVIADTEISLIGYHDEYSLWFQLINDSITKISDCERPVCSCGVHVAYCRTRIGQLNDEKRNEKYIKALEKKVTLDTVCLCLSDGCLLSLAAIKLGAKKVFILETNFLSRKSTEMFIKANELIGRVQIIESIDDLPPEDTINLIFGEPYFITSIVPWENLYYWYLSSKYSSQIERIPIAATIMGVVVEFKDLHKIRAPLGICEGFDLSVFDKLVQASSEKSDSPIEAQPLWEYPAKALSLPFVIEKFDLTQNANDYKNINTSNTIPILQNGSCNGVALWVDWHLDSEITVSSGPNAEIQPGKRISWDPFTRQGVHLFREITNVTQQNVLQWSFAFMPQHGNMKFDFHILTKTMK, from the exons atgtTTAGATTTTCTTTGAGTCGGTTAAGTATCATGCGCAACATGAGTATTTTTACTCAATGTTTAAATCCTTTAACCGGTACCATCACTTGGGAGGAAAAGgatgaaaattatgattatCATCAAGAAGTTGCAAGATCGGCCTTTGCTGATATGTTGCATGATCACGAAAGA aatgaaaaatactaCATTGCTCTTAAAACTGCGGTTGAAAGAAAGCATCAAATTGGAGAAGAAGCTAATGTACTTGATATAGGAACTGGTACTGGTTTATTGTCAATGATGGCTGCTAAATGTGGTGCAGATAGTGTAACAGCATGTGAG GCTTTCACACCAATGGCTAAATGTgccataaaaataatagaagaaaatggttttaaagataaaatcaaattaatacaaaaacgTTCTACAAAAATGATTGTGGGAAAAGATGGTGATATGGAAAAAAAAGCAAACATTTTAGTTACCGAAGTGTTTGATACTGAACTTATTGGGGAAGGGGCACTCTCTACATTCCGTCATGCTCTTGACTATCTCCTTGAA GAGGATAGTATTGTAGTACCACATAGTGCTACAATCTGGGTACAAGTTATTGAGAGTCCTGCTGTACATGCGTGGAATACTACACAAccaattcaatataaaaacaGGTGTTTGTTAAATACCCCACATAGTGTAAAATCCTGTTTTGGAGCAGCTGCAGTACATGACATACAATTAACACAGTTTCCCTGTAATGCATTTAGACCTTTATTACCACCTCAGGCTATATTTAG GTTTGATTTCTCTGGTAAAACTCCTCTTCTATACAATGAAAAAGTATGTTTGCATGCAAAACCAACTTCAAATGGTACTGCACATGCTATTTTCATGTGGTGGGATTTAAATATGGATATAGATAATCAg GTTTTGTTAAGTTGTGCACCAGTGTGGGAACACCCAGAtgcaaaaaaattacaagatgAAGGTATAAGTCTTACAGAAATAGCAGATTTAATTCCTTGGAGAGATCACTGGATGCAAGCTATTTACTACTTACCTACAGAAACTTCAGTCATTGCTGACACTGAAATTAGTTTGATTGGATATCATGATGAATACTCTCTATGGTTCCAGTTGATAAATGATTCAAT aactAAAATATCAGATTGTGAAAGACCTGTCTGCAGTTGTGGAGTTCATGTAGCATACTGTAGGACACGTATAGGGCAATTAAATGAtgaaaaacgaaatgaaaaatatattaaagcaCTGGAGAAGAAGGTTACATTAGACACAGTTTGTTTATGTTTGTCAGATGGTTGTTTATTAAGCCTTGCAGCTATTAAGTTAGGCgcgaaaaaagtatttattttagagacAAATTTTCTATCCAGAAAAAGtacagaaatgtttataaaagcAAATGAACTCATAGGAAGGGTACAAATCATTGAATCAATAGATGATTTACCTCCAGAAgacacaattaatttaattttcggcGAACCATACTTTATTACTTCTATTGTACCATGGGAAAATCTGTATTACTGGTATCTCtcttcaaaatattcatctCAAATAGAAAGGATTCCAATTGCAGCAACAATAATGGGTGTTGTAGTTGAATTTAAAGATTTGCATAAGATACGTGCACCACTTGGAATTTGTGAAGGTTTCGATTTATCTGTATTCGATAAACTTGTTCAG gCATCAAGTGAGAAAAGTGATAGTCCAATAGAAGCTCAACCGCTATGGGAATATCCTGCTAAAGCATTAAGTTTACCTTTTGTTATTgagaaatttgatttaacacaaaatgcaaatgactacaaaaatataaacactTCAAATACCATTCCTATTTTACA AAATGGATCCTGTAATGGGGTGGCTTTATGGGTTGATTGGCATTTGGATTCTGAGATTACAGTGTCATCAGGACCTAATGCAGAAATACAGCCTGGTAAACGGATATCATGGGATCCGTTTACAAGACAAggtgtacatttatttagagAAATAACAAATGTTACACAACAAAATGTTCTTCAATGGTCATTCGCCTTTATGCCACAACatggaaatatgaaatttgattttcatatATTGACCAAAACTATGAAATAA
- the LOC128884963 gene encoding protein arginine N-methyltransferase 7 isoform X2, with product MRNMSIFTQCLNPLTGTITWEEKDENYDYHQEVARSAFADMLHDHERNEKYYIALKTAVERKHQIGEEANVLDIGTGTGLLSMMAAKCGADSVTACEAFTPMAKCAIKIIEENGFKDKIKLIQKRSTKMIVGKDGDMEKKANILVTEVFDTELIGEGALSTFRHALDYLLEEDSIVVPHSATIWVQVIESPAVHAWNTTQPIQYKNRCLLNTPHSVKSCFGAAAVHDIQLTQFPCNAFRPLLPPQAIFRFDFSGKTPLLYNEKVCLHAKPTSNGTAHAIFMWWDLNMDIDNQVLLSCAPVWEHPDAKKLQDEGISLTEIADLIPWRDHWMQAIYYLPTETSVIADTEISLIGYHDEYSLWFQLINDSITKISDCERPVCSCGVHVAYCRTRIGQLNDEKRNEKYIKALEKKVTLDTVCLCLSDGCLLSLAAIKLGAKKVFILETNFLSRKSTEMFIKANELIGRVQIIESIDDLPPEDTINLIFGEPYFITSIVPWENLYYWYLSSKYSSQIERIPIAATIMGVVVEFKDLHKIRAPLGICEGFDLSVFDKLVQASSEKSDSPIEAQPLWEYPAKALSLPFVIEKFDLTQNANDYKNINTSNTIPILQNGSCNGVALWVDWHLDSEITVSSGPNAEIQPGKRISWDPFTRQGVHLFREITNVTQQNVLQWSFAFMPQHGNMKFDFHILTKTMK from the exons ATGCGCAACATGAGTATTTTTACTCAATGTTTAAATCCTTTAACCGGTACCATCACTTGGGAGGAAAAGgatgaaaattatgattatCATCAAGAAGTTGCAAGATCGGCCTTTGCTGATATGTTGCATGATCACGAAAGA aatgaaaaatactaCATTGCTCTTAAAACTGCGGTTGAAAGAAAGCATCAAATTGGAGAAGAAGCTAATGTACTTGATATAGGAACTGGTACTGGTTTATTGTCAATGATGGCTGCTAAATGTGGTGCAGATAGTGTAACAGCATGTGAG GCTTTCACACCAATGGCTAAATGTgccataaaaataatagaagaaaatggttttaaagataaaatcaaattaatacaaaaacgTTCTACAAAAATGATTGTGGGAAAAGATGGTGATATGGAAAAAAAAGCAAACATTTTAGTTACCGAAGTGTTTGATACTGAACTTATTGGGGAAGGGGCACTCTCTACATTCCGTCATGCTCTTGACTATCTCCTTGAA GAGGATAGTATTGTAGTACCACATAGTGCTACAATCTGGGTACAAGTTATTGAGAGTCCTGCTGTACATGCGTGGAATACTACACAAccaattcaatataaaaacaGGTGTTTGTTAAATACCCCACATAGTGTAAAATCCTGTTTTGGAGCAGCTGCAGTACATGACATACAATTAACACAGTTTCCCTGTAATGCATTTAGACCTTTATTACCACCTCAGGCTATATTTAG GTTTGATTTCTCTGGTAAAACTCCTCTTCTATACAATGAAAAAGTATGTTTGCATGCAAAACCAACTTCAAATGGTACTGCACATGCTATTTTCATGTGGTGGGATTTAAATATGGATATAGATAATCAg GTTTTGTTAAGTTGTGCACCAGTGTGGGAACACCCAGAtgcaaaaaaattacaagatgAAGGTATAAGTCTTACAGAAATAGCAGATTTAATTCCTTGGAGAGATCACTGGATGCAAGCTATTTACTACTTACCTACAGAAACTTCAGTCATTGCTGACACTGAAATTAGTTTGATTGGATATCATGATGAATACTCTCTATGGTTCCAGTTGATAAATGATTCAAT aactAAAATATCAGATTGTGAAAGACCTGTCTGCAGTTGTGGAGTTCATGTAGCATACTGTAGGACACGTATAGGGCAATTAAATGAtgaaaaacgaaatgaaaaatatattaaagcaCTGGAGAAGAAGGTTACATTAGACACAGTTTGTTTATGTTTGTCAGATGGTTGTTTATTAAGCCTTGCAGCTATTAAGTTAGGCgcgaaaaaagtatttattttagagacAAATTTTCTATCCAGAAAAAGtacagaaatgtttataaaagcAAATGAACTCATAGGAAGGGTACAAATCATTGAATCAATAGATGATTTACCTCCAGAAgacacaattaatttaattttcggcGAACCATACTTTATTACTTCTATTGTACCATGGGAAAATCTGTATTACTGGTATCTCtcttcaaaatattcatctCAAATAGAAAGGATTCCAATTGCAGCAACAATAATGGGTGTTGTAGTTGAATTTAAAGATTTGCATAAGATACGTGCACCACTTGGAATTTGTGAAGGTTTCGATTTATCTGTATTCGATAAACTTGTTCAG gCATCAAGTGAGAAAAGTGATAGTCCAATAGAAGCTCAACCGCTATGGGAATATCCTGCTAAAGCATTAAGTTTACCTTTTGTTATTgagaaatttgatttaacacaaaatgcaaatgactacaaaaatataaacactTCAAATACCATTCCTATTTTACA AAATGGATCCTGTAATGGGGTGGCTTTATGGGTTGATTGGCATTTGGATTCTGAGATTACAGTGTCATCAGGACCTAATGCAGAAATACAGCCTGGTAAACGGATATCATGGGATCCGTTTACAAGACAAggtgtacatttatttagagAAATAACAAATGTTACACAACAAAATGTTCTTCAATGGTCATTCGCCTTTATGCCACAACatggaaatatgaaatttgattttcatatATTGACCAAAACTATGAAATAA